The genomic DNA CATCAAACGCGAATGTATCTGGAGCGGACCAGTCTTGCGGCCCTCGGCGCTGCTCGTCGACCGGCACGGCGCGTCGCTGCGCACGCGCGCCGACGACGGCGACTGGCAGACCGTGCCGCAAACCGTGGCGAGCTTCGACAGCATGATGACCGAGTTCGCCGACCCGCGCGGCGCGCCGGAAATGCTCGCAGTGCGCGAGCAGATCCGCTCGTGGCGCTTCTACGACTACTTTCGCACCGACGCGACCGCGCCGGCGCGGCTGCCGCAAATCGGCACGCATACGCCGGTGCTCGCCGACGACGGCGCCGATCTTGCCGCCGCGCTGCAGACGATCCGCGAAATCGGTTCGCCGCGCGCCCTCGACGACGCGGTCAGCGATGCGTTTCCGGGTTCGCGCATCGACATCGCGAACCTCGACGGACGCTTCGAAGTGACGATGCGGCAACATGGGTTGCTCAGGCCATTGAAGGCCGCCGAACTGTCGGACGGCACGCTGCGCTATCTGCTGCTGATCGCAGCGCTGCTGACGCCGAGGCCGCCGGCGCTGCTGGTGCTGAACGAACCGGAGACGAGCCTGCATCCGGACCTGTTGCCCGCGCTCGGAAGGTTGATCGCGCAAGCATCGGCGCATTCGCAGATGCTGGTCGTCTCGCACGCGGTGCGCCTGATTGCGGCACTCGAGCGCGAAAGCGACAGCCAGTCGCTGGTGCTTGAGAAGGAACTCGGCGCTACGCGCATCGCGGGCGCGGACGAGCTCGACATCCCGGCGTGGAAGTGGCCGGCGCGCTAGGACGCACGCTGCATGGCCATTCGTGAGCGAATGTTTCCCGACTGTAACAGCGCTCTGCAAGTGAAATAGACGCGGTTTTTTTCGTCAGTCCAGGCAATAATCGAGTCACGAAAGCAAAACGACAGAAAACGACAGGCAAATCGCCATAAGAGACAAGGCACAAAGCCATTGCGCATGGGAGGCTGGCATGCGGAGCGGATCGCGTGGTCGCGCATAGCCGACCCTGCGGTTCGCTCCAATTGCTCGCTGGCCTACCGCACTGGCATACTCGCTCGCCACTACGGAGACGCCATGAGAATTGCGCAGATCGCCCCCTTGACCGAATCGGTCCCGCCGAAGCTCTACGGCGGCACCGAGCGTGTCGTGTCGTACATCACCGAGGCGCTCGTCGACCTCGGCCACGACGTGACGCTCTTTGCAAGCGGCGATTCGGTGACGAACGCGAAGCTCGAAGCGGTCTGGCCGCGCGCGCTGCGCCTCGATCCCGGCATTCGCGACCGCGTCGCGCCGCATATGCTGCTGATGGAACTGGTGCGCCGCCAGGCCGATCAGTTCGACGTGCTGCATTTTCATATGGATTACTACTCGTTCTCGGTGTTCAAGCGCCAGGAAACGCCGTTTGTCACGACGTTGCACGGCCGTCTCGATCTGCCCGAGCAGCAACCGGTGTTCGACACGTTCAATACCGCGCCCGTTATTTCGATTTCGAACGCGCAGCGCCAGCCGTTGCCGCAGGCGCGCTGGCTCACGACCGTCTACCATGGGCTGCCCGAGACGCTGTATACGCCGCAGCCCGTCGAGCAGAAGTACCTCGCGTTTCTCGGCCGGATCTCGCCGGAGAAGCGCGTCGATACGGCGATTCGCATCGCGGGCCGCTGCGGCTTGCCGATCCGCATCGCGGCGAAAGTCGACGCGGCCGACCGCGAGTATTTCGAGCGCGATATCAAGCCGCTTCTCGAATTGCCGTACGTCGAATTCATCGGCGAGATCGCCGACGAGCAGAAGGCCGAATTTCTGTCGGGCGCGCATGCGCTGCTGTTTCCGATCGACTGGCCGGAGCCGTTCGGCCTCGTGATGATCGAGGCGATGGCGTGCGGCACGCCCGTGGTCGCGTTTAATCGCGGCTCGGTGCCTGAAGTGCTCGATGACGGCGTATCGGGTTTTATCGTCGAAGACGAGATCGGCGCGGTCGCGGCATTGAACCGCTTGCACAAGCTGCCGCGCGCCGGTGTGCGGCAACGCTTCGAAGAGCGCTTCACATCGCATCGCATGGCTCAGCAATATGTGGATGCGTATCAGTCGGTGATTCGCGCGCAAAAGCGCTCGCGCTTCAAGGTGATCGATACGTCGACCAGCACGTGATGTGACGCCGGCGGCGCGAGTGCGGCTACCCGGGACGAGAGGGTTCGGGCAGCCGCTGACGCGTTTGATGGGTGCCGGCGCGTGCCTTTAAGGAAAGTACTGCTACACCCGTTTAGCCATGTTCGCCAAAGCCGCAGCGGGTGGCGATATGCATCGACGATTGATCGCGCGGCAGAATATCCGTCATGGTTGGACGCTGGACTCGAACATCGTCATGCGGCTTGTGCTGATAAGAGGGCAGTCGGACACCCCGAACGGAATCTGTCGTTTTGAGGCGGTTCAATTCATCGACGAGCGATTGTGCGTTGCTGTTGTCTACGCGACCGAACGCATACGAAGTATTTGAAACGTTCATTTCCAAAATCTCCATTCTGAAAAGACGGTTTCCCGATCCACTGCATCGCTGGGATCATGGGTTAGCTGATGGGGAGGGCGGCGTCGAAGCGAACACGGCCACCGTGTTGCGCCTGCCATGCGCGGCGTCGATACCTGCGCAAGCGCCAACGTCAGTATTGTGGCGCGCGAGTTTCAATGTATGCGGCGAGCCTGGCTGCGGTATATCGTGCGGCATCGTCCTTGCCCTTGTTACCCGACGGGCAACCCGCGATACCGCCCCCCGGGTCGGTGCAACCGCAACCGGAATGACGACGTTTCACTTCCGTGCGCTCATGGTGATGCTGGTCTCT from Paraburkholderia edwinii includes the following:
- a CDS encoding glycosyltransferase family 4 protein, producing MRIAQIAPLTESVPPKLYGGTERVVSYITEALVDLGHDVTLFASGDSVTNAKLEAVWPRALRLDPGIRDRVAPHMLLMELVRRQADQFDVLHFHMDYYSFSVFKRQETPFVTTLHGRLDLPEQQPVFDTFNTAPVISISNAQRQPLPQARWLTTVYHGLPETLYTPQPVEQKYLAFLGRISPEKRVDTAIRIAGRCGLPIRIAAKVDAADREYFERDIKPLLELPYVEFIGEIADEQKAEFLSGAHALLFPIDWPEPFGLVMIEAMACGTPVVAFNRGSVPEVLDDGVSGFIVEDEIGAVAALNRLHKLPRAGVRQRFEERFTSHRMAQQYVDAYQSVIRAQKRSRFKVIDTSTST
- a CDS encoding AAA family ATPase translates to MIVPLGRLNVVTGPNGSGKSNVYRALRLLAATARGGVIPSLAREGGLQSTLWAGPERFSRAMREGEQPVQGTRRHEPVNLRLGFAGDEFGYAIDLGLPIPGPTQFGLDPVIKRECIWSGPVLRPSALLVDRHGASLRTRADDGDWQTVPQTVASFDSMMTEFADPRGAPEMLAVREQIRSWRFYDYFRTDATAPARLPQIGTHTPVLADDGADLAAALQTIREIGSPRALDDAVSDAFPGSRIDIANLDGRFEVTMRQHGLLRPLKAAELSDGTLRYLLLIAALLTPRPPALLVLNEPETSLHPDLLPALGRLIAQASAHSQMLVVSHAVRLIAALERESDSQSLVLEKELGATRIAGADELDIPAWKWPAR